One segment of Metallosphaera cuprina Ar-4 DNA contains the following:
- a CDS encoding CDC48 family AAA ATPase produces MSAGSSPEQKPSRRELALRVFEARQKDVGRGKVRIDVELLAQIDVSPGDVVEIEGTRKTAAIAWPLSPDDATSERDIIRMDGITRKNAGVSIGDKVIVRKASVKQAASIKLAPSNFSITVDPGFVAYVKKKLKEFPLVEGDTVLIPVLGQAIPFTVIQVRPASIVMVVDETSISIADKPIEQTRYPRVTYEDIGGMKNVIQKIRELVELPLRHPELFKRLGIEPPKGIMLYGPPGVGKTLLAKAVANETESYFTSINGPEIMSKFYGESEQRLREIFEDAKKHAPAIIFIDEVDAIAPKRDEAIGEVERRVVAQLLTLMDGLENRGNVIVIAATNRPNAVDPALRRPGRFDREIEIPLPDKQGRLEILQIHTRNMPLSKDVELEKLADISHGYTGADLSALVREAAMNALRRYLPMIDISQDKIPPEILEKMEVKMEDFMNAFKEIVPSGMREIYIEVPEVKWDDIGGLGDIKEELREVAEYPLKFPDYYETAGVEPPKGILLFGPPGTGKTMLAKAVATESGANFIAVRGPEVLSKWVGESERAIREIFRKARMYAPSVIFFDEIDAVAPMRGISSDSGVTERLVNQLLAEMDGIENLDNVVIVAATNRPDILDPALLRPGRFEKLVYVPPPDKNARYDILRVHTKKVALSDEVNLEELAERTEGYTGADLAALVREAAMRAIREGMRECVNKVSTQCAQNDRDCRDAKMRDCMKGATIKVENRHFDEALKKVKPSLTQEMIQFYQSWIDKARQQLPRQTVKPSTFT; encoded by the coding sequence TTGAGTGCTGGTTCTAGCCCAGAGCAAAAACCATCAAGACGTGAGCTCGCTCTAAGGGTATTTGAAGCAAGACAAAAGGACGTAGGTAGAGGGAAAGTAAGGATAGACGTTGAGTTGCTTGCTCAAATTGACGTGAGCCCGGGAGACGTTGTCGAGATAGAAGGAACTAGAAAGACAGCTGCAATAGCATGGCCTTTATCACCAGATGACGCAACGTCTGAAAGGGACATAATACGAATGGACGGTATAACAAGAAAGAACGCAGGGGTGTCTATAGGAGACAAAGTAATAGTTCGTAAGGCTTCAGTTAAACAGGCCGCCTCTATTAAGCTAGCTCCATCTAATTTCTCAATTACTGTAGATCCAGGTTTCGTGGCTTACGTTAAGAAGAAACTAAAGGAGTTCCCACTTGTTGAAGGTGACACTGTACTCATACCTGTTCTAGGACAAGCAATACCATTTACGGTGATTCAAGTGAGACCAGCGTCTATAGTAATGGTAGTAGACGAAACTAGTATATCTATCGCTGACAAACCTATCGAGCAAACTAGGTATCCTAGAGTAACTTATGAGGATATAGGTGGTATGAAGAACGTAATACAGAAGATAAGAGAACTTGTAGAACTACCACTAAGACATCCTGAGCTGTTCAAGAGGCTAGGGATAGAGCCTCCAAAGGGAATCATGCTTTACGGTCCTCCTGGTGTAGGAAAGACGTTGTTAGCTAAGGCGGTTGCCAACGAAACAGAGTCTTATTTCACTTCGATAAACGGACCGGAAATAATGAGTAAGTTCTATGGTGAAAGCGAGCAGAGGCTTAGGGAAATATTCGAGGACGCTAAGAAACACGCTCCGGCTATCATTTTCATAGATGAGGTTGATGCTATAGCTCCCAAAAGGGATGAAGCGATAGGGGAAGTAGAAAGGAGAGTTGTGGCACAGTTACTTACTTTAATGGATGGCCTTGAGAACAGAGGTAACGTCATAGTTATAGCCGCAACTAATAGACCGAACGCGGTTGATCCTGCTCTAAGAAGACCTGGAAGGTTCGATAGGGAGATAGAGATACCTCTCCCAGATAAACAAGGGCGGCTTGAGATACTTCAGATCCACACCAGGAACATGCCTCTTTCGAAGGATGTGGAACTAGAAAAACTAGCTGATATAAGTCACGGATACACAGGAGCTGACCTATCTGCGCTAGTTAGAGAGGCCGCAATGAACGCGTTAAGGAGATATCTTCCGATGATTGATATAAGCCAGGACAAGATACCTCCTGAGATTCTAGAGAAGATGGAGGTAAAGATGGAAGACTTCATGAACGCATTCAAGGAAATAGTACCTAGCGGAATGAGGGAGATATATATTGAGGTACCGGAAGTTAAGTGGGACGATATTGGAGGACTAGGTGACATAAAGGAGGAGTTAAGAGAGGTAGCTGAGTATCCCTTGAAGTTCCCCGACTATTACGAAACGGCTGGTGTAGAGCCACCAAAGGGCATACTTCTTTTCGGTCCACCAGGTACCGGAAAGACCATGTTAGCTAAGGCTGTTGCTACAGAGAGCGGGGCGAACTTCATTGCAGTCAGAGGACCTGAAGTTCTCTCCAAGTGGGTAGGTGAGAGCGAACGCGCAATTAGAGAAATATTCAGGAAAGCGAGGATGTACGCCCCGTCTGTGATATTCTTTGATGAGATCGATGCCGTTGCCCCAATGAGAGGAATTTCCTCCGATTCCGGTGTTACTGAGAGGCTAGTAAATCAATTGCTGGCCGAAATGGACGGTATTGAGAACCTAGACAACGTGGTTATAGTTGCAGCTACCAATAGACCTGATATCCTAGATCCGGCTCTACTGAGGCCCGGGAGATTTGAGAAGTTAGTTTACGTACCACCTCCTGATAAGAACGCCAGATATGATATCCTAAGGGTACACACGAAGAAGGTAGCCTTGTCTGATGAGGTTAACCTTGAAGAGTTAGCCGAGAGAACAGAGGGTTACACTGGTGCTGACCTCGCAGCGTTAGTGAGAGAGGCAGCTATGCGGGCAATAAGAGAAGGTATGAGAGAGTGCGTGAATAAGGTGAGTACACAATGCGCTCAAAACGACAGAGATTGTAGAGACGCTAAGATGAGGGATTGCATGAAGGGAGCAACAATAAAGGTTGAGAACAGACATTTTGATGAAGCGCTTAAGAAGGTTAAGCCATCTCTCACGCAGGAGATGATTCAGTTCTATCAATCGTGGATAGATAAGGCTAGACAACAGCTTCCTAGACAGACTGTGAAACCTAGCACATTTACGTGA
- a CDS encoding elongation factor 1-beta has translation MTEVMVVLKVFPEGDETDLEKVANELVSQLPQGHKLVRKETEPIAFGLKALVLYISMPESTEGGTDRLEELASGISGVSHAEVVGITRLGF, from the coding sequence ATGACCGAAGTTATGGTAGTATTAAAGGTGTTCCCAGAAGGAGATGAGACTGATTTAGAAAAAGTGGCTAACGAGCTAGTTTCTCAACTTCCTCAGGGGCATAAGCTGGTTAGAAAAGAGACGGAACCAATAGCCTTTGGTCTAAAGGCTCTGGTTCTCTACATCTCTATGCCTGAGTCCACTGAAGGTGGGACAGATAGATTAGAGGAGCTTGCTTCTGGTATAAGTGGGGTTAGTCACGCGGAAGTAGTAGGAATAACGAGGCTCGGTTTTTAA
- a CDS encoding zinc finger domain-containing protein, whose protein sequence is MSMKLSLREEVEPPVCSSCGKIIHPREKGAIFSCPNCGEVTIYRDKFCRLQGVSYTCPKCGFVGP, encoded by the coding sequence ATGTCAATGAAACTTAGTTTGAGGGAAGAAGTAGAGCCTCCTGTTTGCTCGAGTTGCGGTAAGATAATACACCCTAGGGAGAAAGGAGCAATATTCTCGTGTCCTAACTGTGGGGAAGTCACCATTTACAGAGATAAGTTTTGCAGATTGCAAGGCGTCTCATACACCTGTCCTAAGTGCGGCTTCGTTGGACCTTAA
- the pth2 gene encoding peptidyl-tRNA hydrolase Pth2 translates to MKMVIMVRVDVEMGKGKVAAQVAHAAVSLVLESINKPTWRDWLDSWLQEGQPKIVVKVRSLDELISRIEKARANNLPTYIIADAGKTQIQPGTVTCGGIGPGPDDLIDKITGDLKLL, encoded by the coding sequence ATGAAAATGGTAATAATGGTAAGGGTGGACGTAGAGATGGGTAAAGGAAAGGTGGCTGCGCAGGTCGCTCACGCGGCTGTCAGCTTAGTGTTAGAGTCAATAAATAAGCCGACGTGGAGGGATTGGCTCGACTCCTGGCTCCAAGAAGGCCAACCTAAGATAGTCGTGAAAGTTAGATCTCTGGATGAGTTAATTTCTCGCATCGAAAAGGCTAGGGCCAATAACCTTCCAACCTATATCATAGCCGACGCTGGGAAAACTCAGATACAGCCTGGAACCGTAACATGTGGAGGAATAGGGCCTGGACCTGACGATCTGATAGATAAAATAACGGGAGATCTAAAGTTGTTGTGA
- the truD gene encoding tRNA pseudouridine(13) synthase TruD: MHPLDIAIGIEFKVHEWEPLKAEIPRPDGFKVVEEIDRRPCNEWKGVDSGKYAVYLLRKRGLDHFSVMAKLTKILGERPGYLGIKDANASTEQLIYVRKKRIESYSNSSFSIEFKGFTNQKLNHTGNRFEITLVSDEAELTKRVEMIKREGTLPAFIGYQRFGTRRPITHLIGKALSQRDWCKAVDFILGYPFSEEKKEIKQFRKDYMKRKTDRLQISNVPKQEREVYLELNSSGSCLSALKRSPVKLSFYLEAFQSYLFNRVLSRKLINSTTNEKDEIVIHVKPELCDTECKEVFEEEMVDKNSFLIEELGIRLKPLKRKAFMNISSIELNQELKFSLERGMYATVVLSEILNTDPKSFT, from the coding sequence TTGCACCCGTTAGATATTGCCATAGGAATCGAATTTAAGGTGCATGAATGGGAACCGCTTAAGGCAGAAATCCCTCGACCTGACGGATTCAAGGTAGTCGAGGAAATAGATAGAAGACCGTGTAATGAATGGAAAGGGGTAGACTCTGGGAAATATGCAGTTTATTTGCTGAGGAAGAGGGGATTAGACCATTTTTCAGTAATGGCTAAGTTGACTAAAATATTGGGAGAGAGGCCAGGTTACCTCGGTATAAAGGACGCCAATGCTTCGACGGAGCAACTTATTTACGTGAGGAAAAAGAGAATTGAAAGTTATTCGAACTCCTCCTTCTCGATAGAATTTAAAGGATTTACGAATCAGAAACTCAATCACACGGGTAATAGGTTTGAGATAACCTTGGTCTCTGATGAAGCCGAACTTACAAAGAGGGTTGAGATGATAAAGAGGGAAGGAACTCTTCCGGCCTTCATTGGTTATCAAAGGTTCGGAACTAGAAGGCCCATAACTCACCTCATCGGGAAGGCCTTATCTCAAAGGGATTGGTGTAAGGCGGTTGACTTCATTCTAGGATATCCGTTCTCAGAGGAGAAGAAAGAGATTAAACAATTCAGAAAAGATTATATGAAAAGAAAAACGGATAGACTCCAGATCTCGAACGTCCCGAAACAAGAAAGAGAGGTGTACTTAGAACTCAATTCCAGCGGGAGCTGCTTATCAGCATTAAAGAGATCTCCAGTTAAGCTGAGCTTTTACCTAGAGGCGTTTCAAAGTTATCTCTTTAATAGAGTACTATCGAGAAAACTGATCAACTCCACTACTAACGAAAAAGACGAAATCGTAATCCATGTTAAACCAGAGCTTTGTGATACGGAATGTAAGGAAGTCTTCGAAGAGGAAATGGTAGATAAGAACTCGTTTCTAATTGAGGAACTGGGAATACGTCTAAAGCCTTTAAAGAGAAAGGCGTTCATGAACATCTCATCAATAGAATTGAACCAGGAGCTAAAGTTCTCCCTGGAAAGAGGTATGTATGCTACTGTAGTTCTTTCAGAAATATTGAACACAGATCCAAAAAGTTTTACTTAA